The genomic interval CCATCAGGAGGAATGGGAAAAGTGGGAACGCATGTCACTGGATGTAGTTTTTCAGTAGAAAACCGACGTTGTATTTCGTTTTTTTAGTCTTTTGAGAGTGGTAAGTATACCGCAGATGGAGACAGTACATCCCTATCTTGATTTTCATTGCATCAGAGAGCACGTTTCCGACAATTTCCCATGTCTTTTTGTTTAAAGTAGTACAATAGCGCTACCACAATTGCTAAAAAACGGATATCTGTTATCGCTTTTTGCCAATCTTGGTAGTGGAAAATACTGATTTTCGCATTGCGAAAATCGTTTGCAGGATTTAGGTATAAAATTATACAAACCTTTCCAAAAAAAATACCTAACACGTAGCATAAACATGGGGACAATTCCCATATTAGAAAACAATACGGGGGTTGTCCCCGTATTTCCGAACAGACGTAGTTAAAAAAGGGGAATAAGAAAATGGATATATATGAATTTGCAATGCAGATGGAAAAAGACGGTGAAAAGTATTACCGTGATTCGGTCCAAAAAATTAACAACGCAGGGCTTAAAAACATACTGTGTCTACTGGCAGATGCTGAAGTGAAGCATTACAATATTCTTCAGAAAATGAAAGAAAATGAAAAAATTCACATGTCTGATACACAATTATTATCAAACGTAAAAAATATATTTATACAAATGAAAGAAGAGAAAGACACATTCGGTGTTACTATCTCGCAAATAGATTTATATAAAAAGGCTCAGGATATTGAGAAAAAGAGCAAAGAATTTTATTTAGAAAAAGCGGAGGAAGTAAAAGACCAATCTCG from Candidatus Kuenenia stuttgartiensis carries:
- a CDS encoding ferritin-like domain-containing protein, encoding MDIYEFAMQMEKDGEKYYRDSVQKINNAGLKNILCLLADAEVKHYNILQKMKENEKIHMSDTQLLSNVKNIFIQMKEEKDTFGVTISQIDLYKKAQDIEKKSKEFYLEKAEEVKDQSRRSLFLKIAEEEKKHYSILENIINFVSRPQNWLENAEWFHLEEY